One genomic region from Curtobacterium sp. 9128 encodes:
- a CDS encoding single-stranded DNA-binding protein has translation MAGETIITVVGNLTADPELRYTQNGLAVVNFTIASTPKTFDRQANEWKDGDALFLRASVWREFAEHVAGSLTKGARVIAQGRLVQRSYQDREGQQRTSIELQVDEIGPSLRYATAQVTRAARGGGGGGQAGAQYGQQVDHTAAGTAYQGQPAGQPQGGATAQDVWTQQVTFDDETPF, from the coding sequence ATGGCCGGCGAGACGATCATCACCGTCGTCGGCAATCTGACCGCCGACCCCGAGCTGCGGTACACGCAGAACGGGCTCGCGGTCGTGAACTTCACGATCGCGTCGACGCCGAAGACGTTTGACCGGCAGGCGAACGAGTGGAAGGACGGCGACGCCCTGTTCCTCCGCGCGAGCGTGTGGCGCGAGTTCGCCGAGCACGTCGCTGGCAGCCTCACGAAGGGCGCGCGGGTGATCGCGCAGGGCCGTCTCGTGCAGCGGTCGTATCAGGACCGTGAGGGCCAGCAGCGCACGTCCATCGAGCTGCAGGTCGACGAGATCGGCCCGTCGCTTCGCTACGCGACCGCGCAGGTCACCCGCGCCGCACGTGGCGGCGGTGGGGGCGGCCAGGCGGGCGCGCAGTACGGCCAGCAGGTCGACCACACCGCGGCCGGGACCGCGTACCAGGGCCAGCCGGCCGGGCAGCCGCAGGGCGGCGCCACCGCGCAGGACGTGTGGACGCAGCAGGTCACCTTCGACGATGAGACCCCGTTCTGA